In one window of Musa acuminata AAA Group cultivar baxijiao chromosome BXJ3-2, Cavendish_Baxijiao_AAA, whole genome shotgun sequence DNA:
- the LOC135631728 gene encoding monothiol glutaredoxin-S11-like translates to MGGGGGGGGGVVKDVESKAQLDEALHGAAPVVVHFWASWCEASKQMDQVFAHLATDFPQALFLRVEAEEQPEISEAYAVAAVPYFVFFKDGKSVDKLEGANPSILANRVAKVAGSTSLVESASPASLGIAAGPTVLEAVKDMAKENNSSKNENVNSDLSGLTTRLWQLVNSHPVFLFMKGSPEQPRCGFSRKVVEILKDEGVEFGSFDILTDNEVREGMKKFSNWPTFPQLFCKGELLGGGDIAVAMHESGELKDVFRDHGVPMNSKETKVAESAKDVSETSIPEKGGGISDSTGLNVELASRLRTLVNSSPVIIFMKGRPEEPKCGFSHKVIEILQQEKVAFESFDILSDDEVRQGLKIFSNWSSYPQLYIGGELIGGSDIVMEMLKSGELKKILAEKGIVPKVTLEDRLKNLVTSSPVMLFMKGTPDAPRCGFSSKVVNALQDEGISFGSFDILTNEEIRQGLKTYSNWPTYPQLYYKGELIGGCDIVLELQNSGELKSTLSE, encoded by the exons atgggtggcggcggcggtggtggcggcggcgtggTTAAGGACGTCGAATCGAAGGCACAGCTTGATGAAGCGCTCCACGGGGCGGCGCCGGTGGTGGTCCACTTTTGGGCGTCGTGGTGCGAGGCCTCGAAGCAGATGGATCAAGTCTTCGCCCATCTCGCCACCGACTTCCCTCAAGCACTCTTCCTCAGA GTTGAAGCAGAAGAGCAGCCAGAAATTTCTGAAGCGTATGCAGTTGCAGCTGTTCCATACTTCGTTTTCTTCAAG GATGGTAAAAGTGTGGATAAACTTGAGGGTGCAAATCCGTCCATTTTGGCTAACAGGGTTGCAAAAGTTGCTGGATCCACAAGCCTTGTAGAATCTGCTTCACCTGCAAGCCTTGGGATTGCTGCTGGCCCTACAGTTCTGGAAGCAGTGAAAGACATGGCAAAGGAAAATAATTCTTccaaaaatgaaaatgtaaactCTGACCTGAGTGGACTGACAACGCGCCTATGGCAGCTTGTCAATTCTCACCCTGTTTTCCTATTCATGAAAGGAAGTCCAGAGCAACCAAGGTGTGGATTCAGCCGAAAGgttgttgaaattttgaaggatgaGGGAGTGGAATTTGGAAGCTTTGACATTCTTACTGATAATGAGGTCCGTGAGGGAATGAAGAAGTTTTCCAATTGGCCGACTTTCCCTCAGCTCTTTTGCAAGGGTGAGCTTCTTGGTGGTGGTGATATTGCAGTTGCTATGCATGAAAGTGGTGAGTTAAAAGATGTATTCAGAGATCATGGAGTTCCTATGAATTCTAAAGAAACCAAAGTTGCAGAAAGTGCAAAAGATGTCTCCGAGACTTCTATTCCTGAAAAAGGTGGAGGCATTTCTGATTCCACGGGCCTTAATGTTGAATTGGCTTCTCGTCTTCGAACTCTTGTAAATTCAAGCCCTGTCATCATCTTCATGAAAGGTAGACCAGAGGAACCGAAGTGTGGCTTCAgtcataaggttattgaaattcttCAGCAAGAGAAGGTTGCTTTTGAGAGCTTTGATATCCTCTCCGACGATGAAGTGAGGCAGGGTCTGAAAATTTTCTCTAACTGGTCTAGCTATCCACAACTTTATATAGGAGGTGAGCTGATTGGAGGATCCGATATCGTGATGGAGATGCTGAAGAGTGGGGAGCTGAAGAAGATTCTAGCTGAAAAAGGAATTGTTCCAAAGGTCACTCTCGAGGACAGACTAAAAAATCTGGTCACCTCATCACCAGTAATGCTTTTTATGAAGGGCACACCAGATGCTCCTCGGTGTGGTTTCAGCTCCAAAGTCGTCAATGCCCTTCAGGATGAAGGAATCAGCTTTGGGTCTTTTGATATTCTCACCAATGAAGAAATAAGGCAGGGATTGAAGACTTACTCTAATTGGCCGACATATCCTCAGCTTTACTACAAAGGCGAGCTGATAGGGGGATGCGATATCGTGTTGGAACTGCAGAACAGTGGGGAGCTGAAGTCTACACTTTCTGAGTAG